Proteins encoded within one genomic window of Amycolatopsis sp. 2-15:
- a CDS encoding MaoC family dehydratase — protein MTEFTTPIDDRWFEDYPQGAVYEFGEAVVTAEEIVEYARRFDPQTFHTDPAAAEHGPFGGLVASGWHTAGVMMRMFVDHFLSSVSSLGSSGMDDVRWPRPVRPGDKLHVRATIEEARLSKSKPDRGLLRTHIELFNADAEVVMSAHAINFMAVRPK, from the coding sequence ATGACCGAGTTCACGACGCCGATCGACGACCGCTGGTTCGAGGACTACCCGCAAGGCGCGGTGTACGAGTTCGGCGAAGCGGTGGTGACCGCGGAAGAGATCGTCGAGTACGCGCGGCGTTTCGACCCGCAGACCTTCCACACCGACCCGGCCGCGGCCGAACACGGCCCCTTCGGCGGCCTCGTCGCCAGCGGCTGGCACACGGCGGGCGTGATGATGCGGATGTTCGTGGACCACTTCCTGTCCTCGGTGTCCAGCCTCGGCAGCTCCGGCATGGACGACGTGCGCTGGCCGCGCCCCGTCCGTCCCGGCGACAAGCTCCACGTGCGCGCCACCATCGAGGAAGCGCGGCTGTCGAAGTCCAAGCCGGACCGCGGCCTGCTCCGCACGCACATCGAGCTCTTCAACGCCGACGCCGAGGTCGTGATGAGCGCCCACGCCATCAACTTCATGGCGGTACGCCCGAAATAG
- a CDS encoding D-2-hydroxyacid dehydrogenase produces the protein MAAIEEAAVVRYTDARGLPEALTGAQGLFVYDFLSTAVPGAWHAAGDLRWLHIASAGVDPVLFPGLVESDVVLTNSRGVFDDAIAEYVLCVVLAFAKDFARSLDLQRAGTWQHRETERVAGREVLVVGTGPIGRSIARLLRAAGLRVSGAGRRPRTGDPDFGTLHDSAQLTEHLPAFDYVVAVAPLTEQTKGMFDAAAFAAMKPSARFVNVGRGELVVTSDLVAALRGGEIAGAALDVFDTEPLPGDSPLWTMPDVLLSPHMSGDFAGWRNTLVEVFAANFRRWVAGEPLHNVVDKRLGYVPSESQGAAG, from the coding sequence ATGGCCGCTATCGAAGAGGCGGCGGTGGTTCGTTACACCGACGCGCGAGGACTACCCGAAGCGCTTACCGGAGCCCAGGGGCTGTTCGTCTACGATTTCCTCTCCACGGCCGTGCCCGGCGCGTGGCACGCGGCCGGCGACCTGCGCTGGCTGCACATCGCGAGCGCGGGCGTCGACCCGGTGCTGTTCCCCGGGTTGGTCGAGAGCGACGTCGTGCTCACTAACTCGCGGGGCGTCTTCGACGACGCCATCGCCGAGTACGTGCTGTGCGTGGTCCTGGCCTTCGCCAAGGACTTCGCGCGATCGCTCGACCTGCAGCGCGCCGGCACGTGGCAGCACCGCGAGACCGAACGCGTCGCCGGGCGCGAGGTGCTCGTGGTCGGGACCGGGCCCATCGGCCGCTCGATCGCGCGGCTGCTGCGCGCGGCCGGCCTGCGCGTGTCCGGGGCCGGACGGCGCCCGCGCACGGGCGACCCCGACTTCGGCACGTTGCACGACTCCGCGCAGCTCACGGAGCACTTGCCGGCCTTCGACTACGTCGTGGCCGTCGCGCCGCTGACCGAGCAGACGAAGGGCATGTTCGACGCGGCGGCGTTCGCGGCGATGAAGCCGTCGGCGCGGTTCGTGAACGTCGGGCGCGGCGAGCTGGTGGTCACGTCGGACCTGGTGGCGGCGTTGCGCGGAGGTGAGATTGCGGGCGCGGCCCTCGATGTGTTCGACACCGAGCCGCTGCCGGGCGACAGTCCACTCTGGACAATGCCGGACGTGCTGCTGTCGCCGCACATGTCGGGGGACTTCGCGGGCTGGCGCAACACTCTGGTAGAGGTCTTCGCGGCGAACTTCCGCCGCTGGGTGGCCGGGGAGCCGTTGCACAACGTCGTGGACAAACGGCTCGGATACGTGCCGTCGGAATCGCAGGGAGCAGCCGGATGA
- a CDS encoding ArsR/SmtB family transcription factor: protein MTAGPDIATVAQAIGEPARAAMLLQLMDGDAHTARVLATVAGIAPSTASAHLRRLCDAGLVRVTESGRQRLHRLAGPEIAQLVEALAALAPPRLPANLQPDPPTNALLEARVCYGHLGGRLGVTIAARLQEDGVVGALRPGDTAAVRTFDHPLLCALGITGVTAAPPVRACLDWSQGRVHLAGALGAALLSGLLDAGWVRRRPAGRALRITPAGRDRLARLAFPPVGVSGSQRFGSQRFGSQRPGERGSGATSR, encoded by the coding sequence ATGACGGCCGGACCGGACATCGCGACCGTCGCGCAGGCGATCGGCGAACCGGCGCGCGCGGCGATGCTGCTGCAGCTCATGGACGGCGACGCGCACACCGCGCGCGTCCTCGCGACGGTCGCGGGTATCGCCCCGTCCACGGCGAGCGCGCACTTGCGGCGGCTGTGCGACGCGGGCCTGGTGCGCGTGACGGAGTCCGGCCGGCAGCGGCTGCACCGGCTCGCCGGGCCGGAGATCGCCCAGCTCGTGGAGGCCCTCGCCGCGCTCGCGCCTCCGCGCCTGCCCGCGAACCTGCAGCCGGACCCGCCGACGAACGCGCTGCTCGAGGCCCGCGTTTGTTACGGCCACCTCGGCGGCCGGCTCGGCGTCACGATCGCGGCCCGGCTTCAAGAGGACGGCGTCGTCGGCGCACTCCGCCCCGGCGACACCGCCGCCGTGCGCACCTTCGACCATCCGTTGCTCTGCGCACTCGGGATCACCGGAGTCACCGCCGCTCCACCCGTGCGCGCCTGCCTCGACTGGTCACAGGGCAGGGTTCACCTCGCCGGCGCGCTCGGCGCCGCGCTGCTGAGCGGCCTCCTCGACGCGGGCTGGGTCCGCCGCCGCCCGGCCGGGCGAGCACTGCGGATCACGCCGGCCGGCCGGGACCGCTTGGCGCGGCTGGCCTTTCCGCCAGTGGGTGTTTCCGGCAGTCAGCGTTTCGGTAGTCAGCGTTTCGGTAGTCAGCGCCCGGGCGAACGCGGCTCAGGCGCGACGTCGCGGTGA
- a CDS encoding MFS transporter: MSLLEPLRGRSFRALATGRTLATFANAVAPVALAFAVLDLTGSAVDLGLVVGVRSVANIALVLFGGVLADRLPRSVIMQGTEVAAGITQGALAVSVLCGFASIPFLVALSAVNGAVAAISLPAAAAITPQTVSRDQLNQANALIRLLTNTGRVAGAGVAGIVVAVAGSGWAVAVNALLFLAAAVAYRGIRLPRGARIEASHPIAELIAGWHEFRSRTWVWIVVVQFAFVNAAGLGTLVVIGPVVADETFGRTGWGVALAVQTAGSMLGGLIAARRQPRRALFVGVLLVTAEALPVLSLGLWPALIPLLVAMALAGLAMEQFSVVWDVSLQENIPEDRLARVYSYDVLGSLAAMPIGQIAAGPLVEHLGREPVLLGCGVLIVVATLLTLSSRQVRGLVRQRSIALPAT; encoded by the coding sequence ATGAGCCTTCTCGAGCCCTTGCGCGGCCGCAGTTTCCGCGCGCTCGCCACCGGACGGACCCTCGCCACCTTCGCCAACGCCGTCGCCCCCGTGGCGCTCGCGTTCGCCGTGCTCGACCTCACCGGTTCGGCCGTCGACCTCGGTCTCGTGGTCGGCGTGCGGTCGGTCGCGAACATCGCGCTGGTGCTGTTCGGCGGCGTGCTGGCCGACCGCCTGCCCCGCTCGGTGATCATGCAGGGCACCGAGGTGGCCGCCGGCATCACCCAGGGTGCGCTCGCCGTGAGTGTCCTTTGTGGATTCGCATCGATCCCGTTCCTCGTGGCGCTGAGCGCGGTGAACGGCGCCGTGGCCGCGATCTCGCTGCCCGCGGCGGCGGCCATCACGCCCCAGACCGTTTCGCGTGACCAGCTGAACCAGGCCAACGCGCTGATCCGCCTGCTCACCAACACCGGCCGCGTCGCGGGCGCGGGCGTCGCCGGGATCGTGGTCGCCGTGGCCGGCTCGGGCTGGGCGGTCGCGGTGAACGCGCTGCTGTTCCTGGCCGCCGCCGTCGCCTACCGCGGCATCCGCCTCCCACGCGGCGCCCGCATCGAGGCGAGCCACCCGATCGCCGAACTGATCGCGGGCTGGCACGAGTTCCGTTCGCGCACGTGGGTGTGGATCGTGGTGGTGCAGTTCGCCTTCGTCAACGCCGCCGGCCTCGGCACGCTCGTCGTGATCGGCCCGGTGGTCGCCGACGAGACGTTCGGCCGCACGGGCTGGGGCGTCGCCCTTGCGGTCCAGACAGCCGGCTCCATGCTCGGCGGCCTCATCGCCGCCCGCCGGCAACCCCGGCGCGCGCTGTTCGTCGGCGTCCTGCTGGTGACGGCGGAGGCTCTGCCGGTGCTCAGCCTGGGCCTCTGGCCCGCCCTGATACCCCTGCTCGTGGCGATGGCCCTGGCCGGCTTGGCGATGGAGCAGTTCAGCGTCGTGTGGGATGTGTCCCTGCAGGAGAACATCCCCGAAGACCGCCTCGCCCGCGTGTACTCCTACGACGTGCTGGGGTCCCTCGCGGCCATGCCCATCGGCCAGATCGCGGCGGGACCGCTGGTCGAGCACCTGGGCCGCGAGCCCGTGCTGCTGGGCTGCGGCGTGCTGATCGTGGTGGCGACTTTGCTCACGTTGTCCAGCCGGCAGGTGCGCGGCTTGGTGCGACAGCGATCGATCGCGTTGCCGGCCACTTGA
- a CDS encoding amidase, translating into MSHRELTASELVAAYATGELSPVEATEDALQAIEERDGDLNAFCLVDADRALEQAKAAEIRWRDGNPIGWLDGVPASIKDMFLTAGWPTRRGSTSIPAEGSWDVDSPVMARMREAGLVVLGKTTTPEIAWKGVTDSALAGITRNPVDPSKTAGGSSGGSAAAVAADMGAISVGTDGGGSVRIPASFCGIVGLKPTHGRIPLFPASPFGPLSHAGPMARSVDDTALLLDVIATSDPRDPAALAPPVSTYREAVRRDVRGLIAAFSPTLGYVDVDPEVAAIVAAAVKALDDAGLQIEEVDPGFEDPKPSFDVLWSTGAAKMLDGFPPGSEDRVDPGLRRVWEQGKTYSASDYLDATAARAALGILMGEFHTRYDVLITPTIPIPPFEAGHDVPPGSGLSEWPEWTPFTYPFNMTQQPAISVPAGRTSAGLPVGLQIVGPRHSDDLVLAVAKLLEEVRPWVVR; encoded by the coding sequence ATGAGCCACCGGGAACTGACCGCAAGCGAACTGGTCGCCGCCTACGCCACCGGGGAGCTTTCGCCGGTGGAGGCGACCGAGGACGCGCTGCAGGCCATCGAGGAACGCGACGGCGATCTCAACGCCTTCTGCCTCGTCGACGCCGACCGCGCGCTGGAACAGGCGAAGGCCGCCGAGATCCGCTGGCGCGACGGCAACCCGATCGGCTGGCTCGACGGGGTGCCCGCGTCGATCAAGGACATGTTCCTCACCGCAGGCTGGCCCACCCGGCGCGGCTCCACGAGCATCCCGGCCGAGGGGTCGTGGGACGTCGACAGCCCCGTGATGGCGCGGATGCGCGAGGCCGGCCTGGTGGTGCTGGGCAAAACGACCACGCCTGAGATCGCGTGGAAGGGCGTGACCGACAGCGCGCTCGCCGGCATCACGCGCAACCCCGTCGACCCGTCGAAGACCGCCGGCGGCTCCAGCGGTGGCAGCGCGGCGGCCGTCGCGGCGGACATGGGCGCGATCTCCGTGGGTACCGACGGCGGTGGTTCGGTGCGGATCCCCGCGTCGTTCTGCGGGATCGTCGGGCTGAAGCCGACCCACGGGCGGATCCCGTTGTTCCCGGCGAGCCCGTTCGGCCCGCTGTCGCACGCCGGCCCGATGGCGCGCAGCGTCGACGACACCGCGCTGCTGCTCGACGTGATCGCCACGTCCGACCCGCGTGACCCGGCCGCGCTCGCGCCGCCGGTCAGCACCTACCGCGAGGCCGTGCGGCGTGACGTGCGCGGACTCATCGCGGCGTTCTCGCCGACGCTCGGCTACGTGGACGTGGACCCGGAGGTAGCGGCGATCGTCGCGGCGGCCGTGAAGGCGCTCGACGACGCGGGGCTGCAGATCGAGGAGGTGGACCCGGGGTTCGAGGACCCGAAGCCGTCGTTCGACGTGCTCTGGTCCACCGGCGCGGCGAAGATGCTCGACGGGTTCCCGCCGGGCAGCGAGGACCGCGTCGACCCCGGGCTGCGCCGCGTTTGGGAGCAGGGCAAGACCTACAGCGCGAGCGACTACCTCGACGCCACCGCCGCCCGCGCGGCGCTCGGCATCCTGATGGGCGAGTTCCACACGCGCTACGACGTGCTGATCACCCCGACCATCCCGATCCCGCCGTTCGAGGCCGGGCACGACGTGCCGCCGGGCAGCGGGCTGAGCGAGTGGCCGGAGTGGACGCCGTTCACCTACCCGTTCAACATGACGCAGCAGCCGGCGATCAGCGTCCCGGCCGGACGGACGTCGGCCGGATTGCCGGTGGGGCTGCAGATCGTGGGTCCGCGGCACTCCGACGACCTCGTGCTGGCCGTCGCGAAGCTGCTCGAAGAGGTGCGGCCCTGGGTGGTGCGCTGA
- a CDS encoding WS/DGAT/MGAT family O-acyltransferase: MPLMPVTDSMFLMVETREHPMHVGGLQLFRKPETADGNYLSDLRQKMLATDNMRSVFRRRPSRPVNTAGYVRWTADAELELDYHFRHSALPQPGRIRELLEVTSRWHSTLLDRHRPLWEIHLIEGLQDGRFAMYSKIHHSLMDGVSALRHLQGTLSDDPDDLDCPPPWGSRENGAGGNGNGHAQPSLFSLAGKTFDQVAGIAPAAAKVAREAFREHTLTLPMQAPRTMLNVPIGGARRFAAQSWSLDRVRAVATAAGVSRNDVVLAMCSGALRDYLIEQSALPDAPLIAMVPVSLRRKADAGEASGNNIGALLCNLGTDLSDAALRLSAIHTSMTNGKKLFSELTPLQTLLLSGVNVAQLGASPIPGVVNNTRPPFNLVISNVPGPRKQMYWNGAALDGIYPASVLLDGQALNITLTSNGDNLDFGITGCRRSVPHLQRILTHLDTALAELEGATGAK; this comes from the coding sequence GTTCCGCAAGCCGGAGACCGCGGACGGCAACTACCTCAGCGATCTTCGCCAGAAGATGCTTGCGACCGACAACATGCGCAGCGTCTTCCGGCGCCGCCCCAGCCGGCCCGTGAACACCGCCGGGTACGTGCGCTGGACCGCCGACGCGGAGCTCGAGCTCGACTACCACTTCCGCCACTCCGCGCTGCCGCAGCCGGGCCGCATCCGCGAGCTGCTGGAGGTCACCTCCCGCTGGCACAGCACGCTGCTCGACCGGCACCGGCCGTTGTGGGAGATCCACCTCATCGAGGGCCTGCAGGACGGCCGGTTCGCGATGTACTCCAAGATCCACCACTCGCTGATGGACGGCGTCTCCGCGCTGCGCCACCTGCAGGGCACGCTGTCCGACGACCCGGACGATCTCGACTGCCCGCCGCCCTGGGGCAGCCGGGAGAACGGGGCAGGCGGCAACGGCAACGGCCACGCGCAGCCGTCGCTGTTCAGCCTCGCGGGCAAGACGTTCGACCAGGTCGCGGGTATCGCGCCGGCCGCGGCCAAGGTGGCGCGCGAAGCCTTCCGCGAGCACACGCTGACGCTGCCGATGCAGGCACCCAGGACGATGCTGAACGTGCCCATCGGCGGCGCGCGCCGGTTCGCCGCGCAGTCGTGGTCGCTCGACCGCGTGCGCGCGGTGGCGACCGCCGCCGGCGTCTCGCGCAACGACGTGGTGCTGGCCATGTGCTCCGGCGCGCTGCGCGACTACCTCATCGAGCAGAGCGCCCTGCCGGACGCGCCGCTGATCGCGATGGTGCCCGTGTCGCTGCGCCGCAAGGCCGACGCCGGCGAGGCCAGCGGCAACAACATCGGCGCGCTGCTGTGCAACCTCGGCACCGACCTGTCCGACGCGGCGCTGCGGCTTTCGGCGATCCACACGTCGATGACCAACGGCAAGAAACTCTTCTCGGAGCTCACGCCGTTGCAGACGCTGCTGCTCTCGGGCGTCAACGTGGCGCAGCTGGGCGCGTCGCCGATCCCGGGCGTCGTGAACAACACGCGCCCGCCGTTCAACCTGGTGATCTCCAACGTCCCGGGCCCGCGCAAGCAGATGTACTGGAACGGGGCCGCGCTCGACGGCATCTACCCCGCGTCGGTGCTGCTCGACGGCCAGGCGCTGAACATCACGCTGACCAGCAACGGCGACAACCTCGACTTCGGCATCACCGGTTGCCGGCGCAGCGTGCCGCACCTGCAGCGGATCCTCACGCACCTGGACACGGCGCTGGCGGAGCTGGAAGGCGCGACGGGGGCCAAGTAG
- a CDS encoding aldo/keto reductase, translated as MRTTILGRSGLEVSRIAFGTWQLGGQWGSFDEDTAIAAIRHARELGVTLFDTAQAYGSGAAEQLLGKALRSELDHDRDSVVIATKGGTKPRAERARDSRREWLTQGVDNSLRLLGVDHLDLYQIHWPDPETPAEEVAATLQEFVDAGKVRHIGVSNYNAAELATFDETRPVETLQPPYHLFRRGIETDPLPYAREHDIGVLAYSPLGSGLLTGTFTADSVFDESDWRSKSSAFQGENLRHNLEIVDELAKFAAERGASVSQLAIAWTLAQPGIHVAIVGARKPRNIEASTAAADLDLTAGDLAEIERITAGAIQIGGASPEGIA; from the coding sequence ATGCGGACGACGATTCTGGGCCGGAGCGGACTCGAGGTGTCGAGGATCGCCTTCGGCACGTGGCAGCTCGGCGGGCAGTGGGGTTCCTTCGACGAGGACACGGCGATCGCGGCCATCCGGCACGCGCGAGAGCTCGGCGTGACCCTGTTCGACACCGCGCAGGCCTACGGCTCCGGCGCGGCCGAGCAGCTCCTCGGCAAGGCCCTGCGCAGCGAACTGGACCACGACCGCGACAGCGTCGTCATCGCGACCAAGGGCGGCACGAAACCGCGTGCCGAACGGGCCCGCGACTCTCGCCGTGAGTGGCTCACGCAGGGCGTGGACAACAGCCTGCGCCTGCTCGGCGTCGACCATCTCGACCTCTACCAGATCCACTGGCCCGACCCCGAGACGCCGGCGGAGGAGGTCGCGGCGACGCTGCAGGAGTTCGTCGACGCGGGCAAGGTGCGCCACATCGGCGTGTCGAACTACAACGCCGCCGAGCTCGCCACCTTCGACGAGACGCGCCCGGTGGAGACGCTGCAGCCGCCGTACCACCTGTTCCGCCGCGGCATCGAGACCGATCCGCTGCCGTACGCGCGGGAACACGACATCGGTGTGCTCGCCTACAGCCCGCTCGGCAGCGGCCTGCTCACCGGCACCTTCACGGCCGACTCCGTGTTCGACGAGTCCGACTGGCGGTCGAAATCCTCGGCGTTCCAAGGGGAAAACCTGCGGCACAACCTGGAGATCGTCGACGAGCTCGCCAAGTTCGCTGCCGAACGGGGCGCGTCGGTCAGCCAGCTCGCGATCGCCTGGACGCTCGCCCAGCCCGGCATCCACGTCGCCATCGTCGGCGCCCGCAAACCGCGCAACATCGAGGCCAGCACGGCCGCCGCGGACCTCGACCTGACAGCCGGAGACCTCGCCGAGATCGAGCGCATCACCGCCGGCGCCATCCAGATCGGCGGGGCCAGCCCGGAGGGCATCGCGTAA